In one Culex quinquefasciatus strain JHB chromosome 2, VPISU_Cqui_1.0_pri_paternal, whole genome shotgun sequence genomic region, the following are encoded:
- the LOC6038715 gene encoding sodium/potassium-transporting ATPase subunit beta-2 isoform X2 yields MSKPKSPTNQYQQEEDAFFVRRKPDPIPFTKFLYNSTEGTVLGRNATSWAKIGTFYMIFYCVLAALVAVCMWVFFQTLDPRTPKWQLDQSLIGTNPGLGFRPLPSEDNVESTLIWYKGTEEKNYKQWTDALDKFLEDYRTPGQISGRGQNIYNCDYTQQPPPRTVCDVDIKQYGPCTLENKYNYHKSAPCIFLKLNKIYGWIPEFFNESTQLPGNMPAELKDYIKTVEEKEKHTMNTVWVSCEGENSADIENVGAIKYYPRRGFPGYYYPYENSEGYLSPLVAVHFERPVRGIIINIECKAWARNIRHTNDRHERLGSVHFELLID; encoded by the exons ATGTCCAAGCCAAAGTCCCCGACCAATCAGTACCAGCAGGAGGAGGATGCGTTCTTCGTGCGCAGAAAACCCGACCCGATCCCATTCACCAAGTTCCTGTACAACTCCACCGAAGGAACCGTCCTTGGCCGCAATGCAACGTCATGGG CTAAAATCGGCACCTTCTACATGATCTTCTACTGCGTGCTGGCAGCCCTGGTCGCCGTCTGCATGTGGGTGTTCTTCCAAACGCTGGACCCCAGGACCCCCAAGTGGCAGCTGGATCAGTCACTCATCGGCACCAATCCAG gCTTAGGATTCCGTCCACTTCCATCGGAGGATAACGTCGAAAGTACCCTGATCTGGTACAAGGGCACCGAGGAGAAGAACTACAAGCAGTGGACCGATGCACTGGACAAATTCTTAGAAG ATTACAGGACACCCGGACAGATCTCGGGCCGTGGCCAGAACATCTACAACTGTGATTACACCCAGCAGCCCCCGCCGCGCACCGTATGCGACGTCGACATCAAGCAGTACGGCCCGTGCACGCTGGAGAACAAGTACAACTACCACAAGAGCGCCCCCTGCATATTCCTGAAGCTCAACAAGATCTACGGATGGATCCCGGAGTTCTTCAACGAATCGACCCAACTGCCCGGCAACATGCCCGCCGAACTCAAGGACTACATCAAGACTGTCGAGGAGAAGGAAAAGCACACC ATGAACACCGTGTGGGTGTCGTGCGAGGGCGAGAACTCCGCCGATATCGAGAACGTTGGCGCGATCAAGTACTACCCGCGACGTGGCTTCCCCGGATACTACTACCCGTACGAGAACTCCGAGGGCTACCTGAGCCCGCTCGTGGCGGTGCACTTCGAGCGACCAGTCC GTGGCATCATCATCAACATCGAGTGCAAGGCCTGGGCCCGCAACATCAGACACACCAACGACAGACACGAACGGCTCGGCTCGGTGCACTTTGAGCTGCTCATCGACTAA